Proteins encoded together in one Ochotona princeps isolate mOchPri1 chromosome 20, mOchPri1.hap1, whole genome shotgun sequence window:
- the CCM2 gene encoding cerebral cavernous malformations 2 protein isoform X3: MEEEGKKGKKPGIVSPFKRVFLKGEKSRDKKAHEKVTERRPLHTVVLALPERVEPDRLLSDYIEKEVKYLGQLTSIPGYLNPSSRTEILHFIDNAKRAHQLPGQLTPEHDAVLSLSAYNVKLAWRDGEDIILRVPIHDIAAVSYVRDDAAHLVVLKTAQDPGISPSQSLSAESSRGLSAGSLSESAVGPVEACCLVILAAESKAAAEELCALLGQVFQIVYTESTIDFLDRAIFDGASTPTRHLSLHSDDSSTKVDLKEPYEAESSTFCFLDPADTGSLPPLSFCMPALPHGTAASESELSTSATELLQDYMLTLRTKLSSQEIQQFAALLHEYRHGASVHEFCISLRQLYGDSRKFLLLGLRPFIPEKDSQHFENFLETIGVKDGRGIITDSFGRHRRALSSTSASTTNGDRAAGSPDGGSAPSEGDEWDRMISDISSDIEALGCSMDQDSA; encoded by the exons CCTGGAATTGTGTCGCCGTTTAAGCGAGTCTTCCTGAAAGGTGAGAAGAGTCGAGACAAGAAAGCCCATGAGAAGGTGACCGAGAGGCGGCCGCTGCACACAGTGGTGCTGGCCCTGCCGGAACGCGTGGAGCCAGACAGGCTGCTGAGCGACTACATCGAAAAGGAAGTGAAG TACTTAGGCCAGTTAACGTCCATCCCCGGGTACCTGAATCCCTCTAGCCGGACAGAAATCCTGCATTTCATAGACAACGCAAAG CGAGCGCACCAGCTCCCTGGACAGCTGACGCCGGAACATGACGCCGTGCTCAGCCTGTCAGCCTACAATGTCAAGCTGGCCTGGAGGGACGGCGAGGATATCATCCTCCGGGTGCCCATCCATGACATTGCTGCTGTCTCCTACGTCCGGGATGACGCCGCACACCTCGTGGTCCTGAAGACAG CCCAGGACCCTGGCATCTCTCCCAGCCAGAGTCTGTCTGCAGAAAGTTCCCGAGGCCTCAGTGCAGGATCCCTATCCGAAAGCGCCGTGGGGCCCGTGGAGGCCTGCTGTCTGGTCATCCTGGCTGCTGAGAGCAAG GCGGCTGCGGAAGAGCTGTGTGCCCTGCTCGGCCAGGTCTTCCAGATCGTTTACACGGAGTCCACCATTGACTTTCTGGACAGAGCCATCTTCGACGGGGCCTCCACTCCCACCCGTCACCTGTCACTGCACAGCG ATGACTCTTCCACCAAGGTGGACCTGAAGGAGCCCTACgaggcagagagcagcacttt CTGCTTCCTGGACCCTGCAGACACTGGGAGCCTACCACCCCTGTCCTTCTGCATGCCGGCCCTGCCACACGGCACGGCGGCCAGCGAGAGCGAGCTGAGCACCAGTGCCACAGAGCTGTTGCAGGACTATATGCTGACG CTGCGCACCAAGCTGTCGTCACAGGAAATCCAGCAGTTCGCGGCGCTGCTGCATGAGTACCGCCACGGTGCCTCTGTGCATGAGTTCTGCATCAGCCTGCGGCAGCTCTACGGCGACAGccgcaagttcctgctgctcG GTCTGAGGCCCTTCATCCCCGAGAAGGACAGCCAGCACTTCGAGAACTTCCTGGAGACCATTGGTGTGAAGGATGGCCGTGGCATCATCACGGACAGCTTTGGCAGGCACCGGCGGGCCCTCAGCAGCACCTCCGCCTCCACCACCAACGGGGACAGGGCCGCGGGCAGCCCTGATGGCGGCTCAGCGCCCTCTGAGGGCGACGAGTGGGACCGCATGATTTCCGATATCAGCAGCGACATTGAGGCACTGGGATGCAGCATGGACCAGGACTCGGCCTGA
- the CCM2 gene encoding cerebral cavernous malformations 2 protein isoform X2: MPGLPVEGRSLEPSKPALGGGASMEREPGIVSPFKRVFLKGEKSRDKKAHEKVTERRPLHTVVLALPERVEPDRLLSDYIEKEVKYLGQLTSIPGYLNPSSRTEILHFIDNAKRAHQLPGQLTPEHDAVLSLSAYNVKLAWRDGEDIILRVPIHDIAAVSYVRDDAAHLVVLKTAQDPGISPSQSLSAESSRGLSAGSLSESAVGPVEACCLVILAAESKAAAEELCALLGQVFQIVYTESTIDFLDRAIFDGASTPTRHLSLHSDDSSTKVDLKEPYEAESSTFCFLDPADTGSLPPLSFCMPALPHGTAASESELSTSATELLQDYMLTLRTKLSSQEIQQFAALLHEYRHGASVHEFCISLRQLYGDSRKFLLLGLRPFIPEKDSQHFENFLETIGVKDGRGIITDSFGRHRRALSSTSASTTNGDRAAGSPDGGSAPSEGDEWDRMISDISSDIEALGCSMDQDSA, encoded by the exons ATGCCCGGCCTGCCAGTGGAgggaaggagcctggagccttccaAGCCAGCCCTTGGAGGAGGAGCATCCATGGAGAGGGAG CCTGGAATTGTGTCGCCGTTTAAGCGAGTCTTCCTGAAAGGTGAGAAGAGTCGAGACAAGAAAGCCCATGAGAAGGTGACCGAGAGGCGGCCGCTGCACACAGTGGTGCTGGCCCTGCCGGAACGCGTGGAGCCAGACAGGCTGCTGAGCGACTACATCGAAAAGGAAGTGAAG TACTTAGGCCAGTTAACGTCCATCCCCGGGTACCTGAATCCCTCTAGCCGGACAGAAATCCTGCATTTCATAGACAACGCAAAG CGAGCGCACCAGCTCCCTGGACAGCTGACGCCGGAACATGACGCCGTGCTCAGCCTGTCAGCCTACAATGTCAAGCTGGCCTGGAGGGACGGCGAGGATATCATCCTCCGGGTGCCCATCCATGACATTGCTGCTGTCTCCTACGTCCGGGATGACGCCGCACACCTCGTGGTCCTGAAGACAG CCCAGGACCCTGGCATCTCTCCCAGCCAGAGTCTGTCTGCAGAAAGTTCCCGAGGCCTCAGTGCAGGATCCCTATCCGAAAGCGCCGTGGGGCCCGTGGAGGCCTGCTGTCTGGTCATCCTGGCTGCTGAGAGCAAG GCGGCTGCGGAAGAGCTGTGTGCCCTGCTCGGCCAGGTCTTCCAGATCGTTTACACGGAGTCCACCATTGACTTTCTGGACAGAGCCATCTTCGACGGGGCCTCCACTCCCACCCGTCACCTGTCACTGCACAGCG ATGACTCTTCCACCAAGGTGGACCTGAAGGAGCCCTACgaggcagagagcagcacttt CTGCTTCCTGGACCCTGCAGACACTGGGAGCCTACCACCCCTGTCCTTCTGCATGCCGGCCCTGCCACACGGCACGGCGGCCAGCGAGAGCGAGCTGAGCACCAGTGCCACAGAGCTGTTGCAGGACTATATGCTGACG CTGCGCACCAAGCTGTCGTCACAGGAAATCCAGCAGTTCGCGGCGCTGCTGCATGAGTACCGCCACGGTGCCTCTGTGCATGAGTTCTGCATCAGCCTGCGGCAGCTCTACGGCGACAGccgcaagttcctgctgctcG GTCTGAGGCCCTTCATCCCCGAGAAGGACAGCCAGCACTTCGAGAACTTCCTGGAGACCATTGGTGTGAAGGATGGCCGTGGCATCATCACGGACAGCTTTGGCAGGCACCGGCGGGCCCTCAGCAGCACCTCCGCCTCCACCACCAACGGGGACAGGGCCGCGGGCAGCCCTGATGGCGGCTCAGCGCCCTCTGAGGGCGACGAGTGGGACCGCATGATTTCCGATATCAGCAGCGACATTGAGGCACTGGGATGCAGCATGGACCAGGACTCGGCCTGA